From the uncultured Fibrobacter sp. genome, one window contains:
- a CDS encoding NlpC/P60 family protein produces the protein MICVSLCLGIACCTFPVRTGYDRNIGDYKPIPASETASKPVAAKSTPVEQEKATKNAPENSVQDTTKHAKNSVTKAREIINKKEAAKAAQKAAPRGSLENYARGWMGAKYVYGAATKTKTDCSGFVMQVYKGYYGISLDHNASKMYKDDRGKSVSRGSLKEGDLVFFGSLWKIDHVGIYLSGDRFIHASTSKGVMISPMQDKYWGHKYQGGRRFK, from the coding sequence ATGATATGTGTTTCCCTCTGCCTGGGAATCGCGTGCTGCACCTTCCCGGTCCGAACCGGTTACGACCGAAACATCGGCGACTACAAGCCCATTCCGGCAAGCGAAACGGCAAGTAAGCCCGTAGCCGCAAAGTCCACCCCTGTGGAGCAAGAAAAAGCGACCAAGAACGCCCCGGAAAACAGCGTACAAGACACCACGAAACACGCGAAGAACTCCGTCACCAAGGCACGCGAGATTATCAACAAGAAAGAAGCGGCCAAGGCGGCACAAAAGGCCGCCCCGCGGGGAAGCCTCGAAAACTACGCTCGCGGATGGATGGGTGCCAAATATGTCTACGGTGCCGCCACCAAGACCAAGACGGACTGTTCCGGTTTCGTCATGCAGGTCTACAAGGGCTACTACGGGATTTCACTCGACCATAACGCCTCCAAGATGTACAAGGACGACCGCGGAAAGTCCGTAAGCCGCGGAAGCCTCAAGGAAGGAGACCTCGTGTTCTTCGGGAGCCTCTGGAAAATCGACCATGTGGGAATCTACCTGAGCGGCGATCGCTTTATTCACGCAAGCACAAGCAAGGGCGTCATGATTTCACCCATGCAAGACAAGTACTGGGGACACAAGTACCAGGGTGGCAGAAGGTTTAAATAG